The following are encoded together in the Primulina tabacum isolate GXHZ01 chromosome 18, ASM2559414v2, whole genome shotgun sequence genome:
- the LOC142532207 gene encoding alpha-glucan water dikinase, chloroplastic-like isoform X1, with protein MSGAVGNNLLLQYYFSPTRFEHKRRTNSSISSWRSSFFQPRAISQTHQLPLSTELHGQILTVKKIISRMGKRRAVTRSSQAVLATDPSSELLVEKFNLDGNVELKVEVSSPTSGSVAVVNIQVTSGGDSLLLHWGAVKPQNKNWILPQRRPVGTMVYQNQALRSPFVKFGSSAVLKLEIDDPSIQALEFIIFDESQNKWYKNNGGNIRVQLPARESRTKSVSVPEDLVQIQAYLRWERNGKQIYTPEQEKEEYEAARLELFEEIARGSSIQDLRTKLTSKNDIRESKEKLVSGTKSDILDDLVQIQAYVRWEKAGKPNYSPEQQLKEFEEARKELQVELDKGSSLEDIQKKIVKGEIKTQVAKQLAKKKFFMVERIQRKNRDVMQLLTKFSSEPKELNVYSETQVLSEVQQFVKEKENHIADPVLCKKIYKIADKELQVLVAKPSGKTKVYLATDLPKSVVLHWALSERPGQWAAPPLSVLPADSVSLTKAAETKFSTNSVDNQSYKVQSLEITIDDEKFVGMPFVLFSDGKWINNSGSDFYIDFRAESRKVQKDAGDGRGTSKALLGKIAELESEAQKSFMHRFNIAADLMEEATNAGELGLAAILVWMRFMATRQLVWNKNYNVKPREISKAQDRLTDFLQKVYGNHPHYREITRMIMSTVGRGGEGDVGQRIRDEILVIQRNNDCKGGMMEEWHQKLHNNTSPDDVVICQALIDYIESDFDISIYWKTLNDNGITKERLLGYDRAIHSEPNFRRDQKDGLLRDLQNYLRTLKAVHSGADLEVAIANCMGYRTEGQGFMVGVKINPVPGLPSGFQELLQFILVNIEEKNVEALLEGLLEAREELRPMLSQSNERLRDLIFLDIALDSTVRTAVERGYEELSNASSEKIMYFISLVIENLALSVDNNEDLIYCLKGWNLALTMLKSGDDHWAMFAKSVLDRTRLALAGKAESLHQLLQPSAQYLGALLGVDQGVVEIFTEEIIRGGSAASLSSLLNRLDPILRQTAHLGSWQVISPIEAIGYVVVVDELLSVQNKSFSKPTILVAKSVRGEEEIPDGAVAVLTPDMPDVLSHVSVRARNSKVCFATCFDSNILADIQANEGKLLLLKPTSADVVYSEMQEDDLENSVDSKIVSSAPPVALVRKQFAGRYAIRSEEFTSDMVGAKSRNIAHLKVKVPSWINVPTSVALPFGVFETVLSDDLNEIVATKLQVLKTKLDGGDFSALGEIRDKVLELSAPPQLVKELKDVMQQSDMPWPGDEGSQRWEQAWMAIKKVWASKWNDRAYFSTRKVKLDHDYLCMAILVQEIINADYAFVIHTTNPSSGDSSEIYCEVVKGLGETLVGAYPGRALSFVCKKNDLNSPQVLGYPSKPVGLYIKRSMIFRSDSNGEDLEGYAGAGLYDSVPMDEEEEVVLDYSSDPLIVDNNFRCSILSTIAQAGSAIEDIYGSAQDVEGVVKDGKIYVVQTRPQM; from the exons ATGAGCGGTGCTGTAGGGAATAACTTGCTGCTTCAGTATTACTTCTCTCCTACCAGATTCGAGCATAAGAGGAGAACCAATTCTTCGATTTCAAGTTGGAGAAGTTCTTTTTTCCAGCCTCGAGCAATTTCACAAACACACCAATTGCCTTTATCAACTGAACTCCATGGCCAAATATTAActgtgaaaaaaattatttcacgGATGGGAAAGCGGCGTGCTGTTACGAGGTCGTCTCAGGCTGTTTTGGCCACTGATCCATCTTCTGAG CTGCTTGTAGAgaaattcaacctggatggaaATGTTGAACTAAAG GTTGAAGTAAGTAGCCCAACATCAGGATCAGTGGCAGTGGTCAATATTCAAGTAACAAGTGGTGGAGACAGCCTTCTTCTACATTGGGGAGCTGTAAAACCCCAAAACAA AAATTGGATATTGCCTCAACGCCGTCCAGTTGGAACTATGGTGTATCAAAACCAAGCCCTTAGGAGTCCTTTTGTGAAA TTCGGATCAAGTGCAGTCCTGAAACTAGAGATAGATGATCCTTCAATACAAGCTCTGGAGTTTATTATTTTTGATGAATCTCAAAATAAATG GTACAAGAACAATGGCGGAAATATTCGTGTTCAATTACCGGCTAGAGAATCAAGGACAAAAAGTGTTTCAGTCCCCGAGGATCTTGTGCAAATTCAGGCATATTTGAGGTGGGAAAGGAATGGAAAACAAATTTATACCCCAGAACAAGAGAAG GAGGAATATGAGGCTGCTCGATTGGAGCTGTTTGAAGAAATAGCCAGGGGTTCTTCAATTCAGGACCTTCGAACAAAGTTAACGAGCAAAAATGATATAAGAGAGAGCAAGGAGAAACTTGTTTCAGGAACAAAGAGCGATATTCTAGATGATCTTGTTCAAATACAAGCGTATGTAAGATGGGAGAAAGCAGGCAAGCCAAACTATTCTCCAGAACAGCAACTA AAAGAATTTGAAGAAGCAAGAAAAGAGTTGCAGGTTGAGCTAGACAAGGGATCTTCCCTTGAGGACATACAAAAGAAGATAGTCAAAGGAGAGATAAAAACTCAGGTTGCGAAGCAACTGGCAAAAAAGAAATTTTTCATGGTGGAACGAATTCAACGCAAGAATAGGGATGTGATGCAGCTTTTAACTAAGTTTTCCTCTGAGCCAAAAGAACTAAATGTGTACTCAGAAACACAAGTGCTCTCTGAAGTTCAACAGTTTGTGAAGGAAAAGGAGAATCACATCGCTGACCCTGTTTTGtgcaaaaaaatttataagatTGCTGATAAGGAACTTCAG GTTCTTGTAGCAAAGCCCTCTGGCAAGACGAAAGTTTATCTAGCAACGGATCTTCCGAAATCTGTTGTTCTTCATTGGGCTTTATCTGAAAGACCTGGACAATGGGCA GCTCCTCCTTTAAGTGTACTGCCGGCTGATTCAGTTTCTTTGACTAAGGCTGCTGAAACAAAATTTTCAACCAATTCTGTTGATAATCAATCTTACAAG GTGCAATCATTAGAAATCACAATTGATGATGAAAAGTTTGTGGGAATGCCATTTGTTCTTTTTTCTGATGGGAAATGGATAAATAACAGTGGGTCAGACTTTTACATCGACTTTAGAGCTGAATCTCGGAAGGTTCAAAAG GATGCCGGGGATGGCAGAGGGACATCAAAAGCTCTGTTAGGTAAAATAGCAGAATTAGAGAGTGAAGCACAGAAGTCCTTTATGCATCG ATTCAATATTGCTGCAGACTTGATGGAAGAAGCGACAAATGCTGGTGAACTCGGTCTTGCTGCGATTCTTGTGTGGATGAGATTCATGGCTACTAGACAACTCGTATGGAACAAAAATTACAATGTAAAACCACG TGAGATAAGCAAAGCTCAGGACAGGCTTACGGATTTCCTACAGAAAGTATACGGAAATCATCCACACTATCGTGAAATTACACGTATGATTATGTCCACTGTTGGTCGTGGAGGTGAAGGTGATGTTGGGCAACGTATAAGGGATGAAATTTTAGTCATTCAG AGAAACAATGACTGCAAGGGTGGGATGATGGAGGAATGGCATCAAAAGTTACACAATAACACCAGTCCAGATGATGTTGTAATTTGTCAG GCATTGATTGACTATATTGAGAGTGACTTTGACATTAGTATTTACTGGAAGACCTTAAATGATAATGGCATAACAAAAGAGCGCCTTCTTGGTTATGACCGTGCAATCCACAGTGAACCAAATTTTAGAAGAGATCAGAAGGATGGACTGTTGCGTGATCTTCAAAATTACTTGAGAACTCTGAAG GCAGTTCATTCAGGGGCAGATCTAGAGGTTGCTATAGCAAATTGTATGGGATACAGAACTGAG GGACAAGGATTCATGGTTGGAGTGAAGATAAATCCAGTACCCGGTCTGCCATCCGGATTTCAG GAACTTCTTCAATTTATTCTGGTAAATATCGAAGAGAAAAATGTTGAAGCCCTTCTTGAG GGATTGCTAGAGGCTCGGGAGGAGCTTAGACCGATGCTTTCCCAATCCAACGAACGGCTTAGGGATCTTATATTCCTGGATATTGCCCTTGATTCTACAGTTAGGACAGCTGTAGAACGTGGATATGAAGAACTGAGCAATGCAAGTTCTGAG AAAATCATGTACTTCATCTCTCTTGTCATTGAAAACCTTGCGCTTTCAGTGGACAATAATGAGGACCTTATTTACTGCTTGAAG GGATGGAATCTGGCTTTGACCATGTTGAAGTCCGGCGATGATCACTGGGCAATGTTTGCCAAATCAGTCCTTGACAGAACAAGACTTGCACTTGCAGGCAAGGCCGAGTCATTACATCAACTACTGCAACCATCTGCCCAGTATCTGGGTGCACTGCTTGGCGTGGATCAGGGAGTA GTCGAAATTTTTACTGAAGAAATTATTCGGGGTGGGTCAGCTGCTTCATTGTCCTCACTTCTTAATAGACTCGATCCGATTCTCCGACAAACCGCCCATCTAGGAAG CTGGCAGGTCATTAGCCCCATTGAAGCTATTGGATATGTTGTTGTGGTTGATGAGTTGCTGTCCGTCCAGAACAAATCTTTCTCAAAACCAACAATTTTGGTGGCCAAATCTGTTAGAGGGGAAGAAGAAATTCCTGATGGTGCTGTGGCAGTACTGACCCCAGATATGCCTGATGTTCTATCCCATGTTTCTGTTCGAGCACGGAACAGTAAG GTTTGTTTCGCCACATGCTTTGATTCCAATATATTGGCTGATATCCAGGCAAATGAAGGAAAGTTATTACTCTTAAAACCTACATCTGCAGATGTAGTATACAG CGAGATGCAAGAGGATGATCTAGAAAATTCAGTTGActccaaaattgtttcttctgCACCACCTGTGGCTTTGGTTAGAAAGCAATTTGCTGGAAGATATGCAATACGTTCCGAGGAATTTACCAGTGATATG GTTGGAGCTAAATCACGCAATATTGCTCATCTTAAAGTGAAAGTGCCGAGTTGGATCAATGTTCCAACTTCTGTTGCCTTGCCATTTGGTGTCTTTGAAACAGTCCTTTCAGATGATTTGAACGAG ATAGTGGCTACTAAGTTGCAAGTTCTGAAAACAAAATTAGATGGAGGGGATTTCAGTGCTCTCGGTGAAATTAGAGACAAGGTTCTTGAACTTTCAGCTCCACCTCAGTTG GTCAAAGAGCTTAAAGATGTGATGCAACAGTCGGACATGCCTTGGCCCGGTGATGAAGGTTCACAAAGATGGGAACAAGCATGGATGGCCATAAAGAAG GTATGGGCTTCTAAATGGAACGATAGGGCATACTTCAGCACAAGAAAAGTGAAACTTGATCATGACTATCTTTGCATGGCGATCCTTGTCCAagaaataataaatgctgattACGCATTCGTTATCCACACTACTAATCCTTCTTCTGGGGATTCATCAGAAATATATTGTGAG GTGGTTAAGGGGCTTGGAGAGACACTGGTGGGAGCGTATCCAGGCCGTGCTTTGAGCTTTGTTTGCAAGAAAAATGATCTCAATTCTCCTCAG
- the LOC142532207 gene encoding alpha-glucan water dikinase, chloroplastic-like isoform X3, with amino-acid sequence MSGAVGNNLLLQYYFSPTRFEHKRRTNSSISSWRSSFFQPRAISQTHQLPLSTELHGQILTVKKIISRMGKRRAVTRSSQAVLATDPSSELLVEKFNLDGNVELKVEVSSPTSGSVAVVNIQVTSGGDSLLLHWGAVKPQNKNWILPQRRPVGTMVYQNQALRSPFVKFGSSAVLKLEIDDPSIQALEFIIFDESQNKWYKNNGGNIRVQLPARESRTKSVSVPEDLVQIQAYLRWERNGKQIYTPEQEKEEYEAARLELFEEIARGSSIQDLRTKLTSKNDIRESKEKLVSGTKSDILDDLVQIQAYVRWEKAGKPNYSPEQQLKEFEEARKELQVELDKGSSLEDIQKKIVKGEIKTQVAKQLAKKKFFMVERIQRKNRDVMQLLTKFSSEPKELNVYSETQVLSEVQQFVKEKENHIADPVLCKKIYKIADKELQVLVAKPSGKTKVYLATDLPKSVVLHWALSERPGQWAAPPLSVLPADSVSLTKAAETKFSTNSVDNQSYKVQSLEITIDDEKFVGMPFVLFSDGKWINNSGSDFYIDFRAESRKVQKDAGDGRGTSKALLGKIAELESEAQKSFMHRFNIAADLMEEATNAGELGLAAILVWMRFMATRQLVWNKNYNVKPREISKAQDRLTDFLQKVYGNHPHYREITRMIMSTVGRGGEGDVGQRIRDEILVIQRNNDCKGGMMEEWHQKLHNNTSPDDVVICQALIDYIESDFDISIYWKTLNDNGITKERLLGYDRAIHSEPNFRRDQKDGLLRDLQNYLRTLKAVHSGADLEVAIANCMGYRTEGQGFMVGVKINPVPGLPSGFQELLQFILVNIEEKNVEALLEGLLEAREELRPMLSQSNERLRDLIFLDIALDSTVRTAVERGYEELSNASSEKIMYFISLVIENLALSVDNNEDLIYCLKGWNLALTMLKSGDDHWAMFAKSVLDRTRLALAGKAESLHQLLQPSAQYLGALLGVDQGVVEIFTEEIIRGGSAASLSSLLNRLDPILRQTAHLGSWQVISPIEAIGYVVVVDELLSVQNKSFSKPTILVAKSVRGEEEIPDGAVAVLTPDMPDVLSHVSVRARNSKVCFATCFDSNILADIQANEGKLLLLKPTSADVVYSEMQEDDLENSVDSKIVSSAPPVALVRKQFAGRYAIRSEEFTSDMVGAKSRNIAHLKVKVPSWINVPTSVALPFGVFETVLSDDLNEIVATKLQVLKTKLDGGDFSALGEIRDKVLELSAPPQLVKELKDVMQQSDMPWPGDEGSQRWEQAWMAIKKVWASKWNDRAYFSTRKVKLDHDYLCMAILVQEIINADYAFVIHTTNPSSGDSSEIYCEILQRKTCLVKYSMATT; translated from the exons ATGAGCGGTGCTGTAGGGAATAACTTGCTGCTTCAGTATTACTTCTCTCCTACCAGATTCGAGCATAAGAGGAGAACCAATTCTTCGATTTCAAGTTGGAGAAGTTCTTTTTTCCAGCCTCGAGCAATTTCACAAACACACCAATTGCCTTTATCAACTGAACTCCATGGCCAAATATTAActgtgaaaaaaattatttcacgGATGGGAAAGCGGCGTGCTGTTACGAGGTCGTCTCAGGCTGTTTTGGCCACTGATCCATCTTCTGAG CTGCTTGTAGAgaaattcaacctggatggaaATGTTGAACTAAAG GTTGAAGTAAGTAGCCCAACATCAGGATCAGTGGCAGTGGTCAATATTCAAGTAACAAGTGGTGGAGACAGCCTTCTTCTACATTGGGGAGCTGTAAAACCCCAAAACAA AAATTGGATATTGCCTCAACGCCGTCCAGTTGGAACTATGGTGTATCAAAACCAAGCCCTTAGGAGTCCTTTTGTGAAA TTCGGATCAAGTGCAGTCCTGAAACTAGAGATAGATGATCCTTCAATACAAGCTCTGGAGTTTATTATTTTTGATGAATCTCAAAATAAATG GTACAAGAACAATGGCGGAAATATTCGTGTTCAATTACCGGCTAGAGAATCAAGGACAAAAAGTGTTTCAGTCCCCGAGGATCTTGTGCAAATTCAGGCATATTTGAGGTGGGAAAGGAATGGAAAACAAATTTATACCCCAGAACAAGAGAAG GAGGAATATGAGGCTGCTCGATTGGAGCTGTTTGAAGAAATAGCCAGGGGTTCTTCAATTCAGGACCTTCGAACAAAGTTAACGAGCAAAAATGATATAAGAGAGAGCAAGGAGAAACTTGTTTCAGGAACAAAGAGCGATATTCTAGATGATCTTGTTCAAATACAAGCGTATGTAAGATGGGAGAAAGCAGGCAAGCCAAACTATTCTCCAGAACAGCAACTA AAAGAATTTGAAGAAGCAAGAAAAGAGTTGCAGGTTGAGCTAGACAAGGGATCTTCCCTTGAGGACATACAAAAGAAGATAGTCAAAGGAGAGATAAAAACTCAGGTTGCGAAGCAACTGGCAAAAAAGAAATTTTTCATGGTGGAACGAATTCAACGCAAGAATAGGGATGTGATGCAGCTTTTAACTAAGTTTTCCTCTGAGCCAAAAGAACTAAATGTGTACTCAGAAACACAAGTGCTCTCTGAAGTTCAACAGTTTGTGAAGGAAAAGGAGAATCACATCGCTGACCCTGTTTTGtgcaaaaaaatttataagatTGCTGATAAGGAACTTCAG GTTCTTGTAGCAAAGCCCTCTGGCAAGACGAAAGTTTATCTAGCAACGGATCTTCCGAAATCTGTTGTTCTTCATTGGGCTTTATCTGAAAGACCTGGACAATGGGCA GCTCCTCCTTTAAGTGTACTGCCGGCTGATTCAGTTTCTTTGACTAAGGCTGCTGAAACAAAATTTTCAACCAATTCTGTTGATAATCAATCTTACAAG GTGCAATCATTAGAAATCACAATTGATGATGAAAAGTTTGTGGGAATGCCATTTGTTCTTTTTTCTGATGGGAAATGGATAAATAACAGTGGGTCAGACTTTTACATCGACTTTAGAGCTGAATCTCGGAAGGTTCAAAAG GATGCCGGGGATGGCAGAGGGACATCAAAAGCTCTGTTAGGTAAAATAGCAGAATTAGAGAGTGAAGCACAGAAGTCCTTTATGCATCG ATTCAATATTGCTGCAGACTTGATGGAAGAAGCGACAAATGCTGGTGAACTCGGTCTTGCTGCGATTCTTGTGTGGATGAGATTCATGGCTACTAGACAACTCGTATGGAACAAAAATTACAATGTAAAACCACG TGAGATAAGCAAAGCTCAGGACAGGCTTACGGATTTCCTACAGAAAGTATACGGAAATCATCCACACTATCGTGAAATTACACGTATGATTATGTCCACTGTTGGTCGTGGAGGTGAAGGTGATGTTGGGCAACGTATAAGGGATGAAATTTTAGTCATTCAG AGAAACAATGACTGCAAGGGTGGGATGATGGAGGAATGGCATCAAAAGTTACACAATAACACCAGTCCAGATGATGTTGTAATTTGTCAG GCATTGATTGACTATATTGAGAGTGACTTTGACATTAGTATTTACTGGAAGACCTTAAATGATAATGGCATAACAAAAGAGCGCCTTCTTGGTTATGACCGTGCAATCCACAGTGAACCAAATTTTAGAAGAGATCAGAAGGATGGACTGTTGCGTGATCTTCAAAATTACTTGAGAACTCTGAAG GCAGTTCATTCAGGGGCAGATCTAGAGGTTGCTATAGCAAATTGTATGGGATACAGAACTGAG GGACAAGGATTCATGGTTGGAGTGAAGATAAATCCAGTACCCGGTCTGCCATCCGGATTTCAG GAACTTCTTCAATTTATTCTGGTAAATATCGAAGAGAAAAATGTTGAAGCCCTTCTTGAG GGATTGCTAGAGGCTCGGGAGGAGCTTAGACCGATGCTTTCCCAATCCAACGAACGGCTTAGGGATCTTATATTCCTGGATATTGCCCTTGATTCTACAGTTAGGACAGCTGTAGAACGTGGATATGAAGAACTGAGCAATGCAAGTTCTGAG AAAATCATGTACTTCATCTCTCTTGTCATTGAAAACCTTGCGCTTTCAGTGGACAATAATGAGGACCTTATTTACTGCTTGAAG GGATGGAATCTGGCTTTGACCATGTTGAAGTCCGGCGATGATCACTGGGCAATGTTTGCCAAATCAGTCCTTGACAGAACAAGACTTGCACTTGCAGGCAAGGCCGAGTCATTACATCAACTACTGCAACCATCTGCCCAGTATCTGGGTGCACTGCTTGGCGTGGATCAGGGAGTA GTCGAAATTTTTACTGAAGAAATTATTCGGGGTGGGTCAGCTGCTTCATTGTCCTCACTTCTTAATAGACTCGATCCGATTCTCCGACAAACCGCCCATCTAGGAAG CTGGCAGGTCATTAGCCCCATTGAAGCTATTGGATATGTTGTTGTGGTTGATGAGTTGCTGTCCGTCCAGAACAAATCTTTCTCAAAACCAACAATTTTGGTGGCCAAATCTGTTAGAGGGGAAGAAGAAATTCCTGATGGTGCTGTGGCAGTACTGACCCCAGATATGCCTGATGTTCTATCCCATGTTTCTGTTCGAGCACGGAACAGTAAG GTTTGTTTCGCCACATGCTTTGATTCCAATATATTGGCTGATATCCAGGCAAATGAAGGAAAGTTATTACTCTTAAAACCTACATCTGCAGATGTAGTATACAG CGAGATGCAAGAGGATGATCTAGAAAATTCAGTTGActccaaaattgtttcttctgCACCACCTGTGGCTTTGGTTAGAAAGCAATTTGCTGGAAGATATGCAATACGTTCCGAGGAATTTACCAGTGATATG GTTGGAGCTAAATCACGCAATATTGCTCATCTTAAAGTGAAAGTGCCGAGTTGGATCAATGTTCCAACTTCTGTTGCCTTGCCATTTGGTGTCTTTGAAACAGTCCTTTCAGATGATTTGAACGAG ATAGTGGCTACTAAGTTGCAAGTTCTGAAAACAAAATTAGATGGAGGGGATTTCAGTGCTCTCGGTGAAATTAGAGACAAGGTTCTTGAACTTTCAGCTCCACCTCAGTTG GTCAAAGAGCTTAAAGATGTGATGCAACAGTCGGACATGCCTTGGCCCGGTGATGAAGGTTCACAAAGATGGGAACAAGCATGGATGGCCATAAAGAAG GTATGGGCTTCTAAATGGAACGATAGGGCATACTTCAGCACAAGAAAAGTGAAACTTGATCATGACTATCTTTGCATGGCGATCCTTGTCCAagaaataataaatgctgattACGCATTCGTTATCCACACTACTAATCCTTCTTCTGGGGATTCATCAGAAATATATTGTGAG ATTCTACAGAGAAAGACATGCCTTGTTAAATATTCTATGGCTACAACTTGA